The following proteins are encoded in a genomic region of Leishmania major strain Friedlin complete genome, chromosome 25:
- a CDS encoding putative protein transport protein Sec61 gamma subunit, producing the protein MDFLDDILFHPIVAFTKNSRMLVRKCQKPNYNEFTTAAIAALIGFFMMGFLGFFVKLVFIPINNVILGA; encoded by the coding sequence ATGGACTTCCTTGATGACATTCTGTTCCACCCCATCGTGGCCTTCACCAAGAACAGCCGCATGCTGGTACGCAAGTGCCAGAAACCGAACTACAACGAGTTCACGACGGCTGCCATCGCAGCGTTGATCGGCTTCTTCATGATGGGCTTCCTCGGCTTCTTTGTTAAGTTGGTGTTCATCCCGATCAACAACGTCATTCTTGGTGCATAA
- a CDS encoding dehydrogenase-like protein, which translates to MSAIKRSLNVGVVGMGNMGIPITRNLAFKARSAMYLQIHSRTLSKARQVCDDMSADGATCAMRIHDRYSTMTKWCDVILLTLAHRAASRKVLLEDSEALVTNARPGQIIVDHTTVDMELSRECAHEAERRGAVFLDAPMSGSPKQAFNNQLVLMVGGPAEQVQRVSPIFRMYADHIHHMGANGSGTAAKLLSQALVASHNAAAAEAMTIANRLGIEDYQKLIQVLDASWGSSTMLRRNAPTMQDLVRNPDKLAPSSGASIDNLLEDLALLDASLPKIEKGDNGNGGREVEEERFPVLDASLRMLGAAVESGMGDRDMAAVIHYIPAAAAMEKEEGVRVQPRGLTSGAFLDRNATGKVNSGPAAAAGAAVAASSPPTPAEIEMDPGSLADSLSAAESSSNGKGSTTQAASIAEPLTTASSQQPPAFTPEDFY; encoded by the coding sequence ATGTCAGCCATTAAGCGCTCGCTGAACGTGGGTGTGGTGGGCATGGGCAACATGGGCATTCCCATTACCCGAAACCTCGCCTTCAAGGCACGCAGCGCCATGTACTTGCAGATCCACAGCCGCACTCTCAGCAAGGCGCGCCAAGTGTGCGATGACATGAGCGCCGATGGCGCCACCTGCGCCATGCGCATCCACGACCGCTACAGCACCATGACCAAGTGGTGTGACGTCATCCTGCTCACCTTGGCACACCGGGCCGCCTCACGGAAGGTCCTCTTGGAGGACAGCGAGGCCCTCGTCACCAACGCGCGTCCTGGGCAGATCATCGTGGACCACACGACCGTGGACATGGAGCTGTCGCGCGAGTGCGCCCACGAGGCagagcggcgcggcgccgtcttCCTCGACGCCCCTATGAGCGGTAGTCCGAAGCAGGCCTTCAACAACCAGCTCGTGCTCATGGTGGGTGGGCCGGCGGAGCAGGTGCAACGGGTGTCGCCAATCTTTCGTATGTATGCGGACCACATCCATCACATGGGcgccaacggcagcggcacggcggctAAGCTGCTCTCCCAGGCGCTGGTGGCCTCGCAcaatgccgccgccgcggaggcaaTGACAATCGCGAATCGGCTCGGCATCGAGGACTACCAGAAGCTCATTCAAGTCTTGGACGCCTCGTGGGGCTCGAGCacgatgctgcgccgcaacGCACCAACGATGCAGGACCTCGTGCGCAACCCGGACAAGCTGGCGCCATCCTCTGGCGCCAGCATCGACAACCTTCTCGAGGATCTCGCGCTGCTCGACGCCTCCTTACCAAAGATCGAGAAGGGCGACAACGGCAATGGTGGgcgcgaggtggaggaggagcgcttTCCTGTGCTAGacgcgtcgctgcgcatgctgggcgccgccgtcgagtcTGGGATGGGTGACCGTGATATGGCGGCCGTCATCCACTACATcccggcggccgccgccatggagaaagaggaaggggTCCGCGTTCAGCCTCGCGGGCTCACGTCCGGTGCTTTTCTTGACCGAAACGCCACCGGAAAGGTGAACAGCggtccagcagcggcagcaggggcTGCGGTAGCGGCTTCGTCCCCGCCGACACCGGCGGAGATCGAGATGGACCCCGGCTCACTGGCGGACTCACTCAGTGCCGccgaaagcagcagcaacggcaaaGGCAGCACGACGCAAGCCGCATCAATCGCGGAGCCGCTGACAACGGCGTCCTCGCAGCAGCCCCCAGCCTTCACCCCGGAGGACTTTTACTAG
- a CDS encoding frataxin-like protein translates to MNCARLHQRIPLRAMALATTGYPALASSHSFANASTSVMTASAMAVVRRAATTTGASAATTTPQVVHYSKLGMDGFTDIKFNTAADELLELVETKVDALDSAAVEDVSCNGGVLTLETTDRGTFILNKQAPNVQLWLSSPISGPHHYDMITVTQGGHEKVSWKSDHDGHDLVKKLEEELTEVLGTDFKV, encoded by the coding sequence ATGAACTGCGCAAGACTGCATCAGCGCATCCCCCTGCGCGCGATGGCGTTGGCGACCACTGGCTACCCAGCACTTGCCTCCTCGCACTCATTCGCGAACGCTAGCACGAGCGTCATGACAGCAAGCGCGATGGCCGTTGTGCGTCgcgcagccaccaccaccgggGCCAGCGCCGCGACCACTACCCCGCAGGTTGTCCACTACTCCAAGCTTGGCATGGATGGCTTCACGGACATCAAGTTCAATACGGCCGCCGACGAGCTGCTTGAGCTCGTTGAGACGAAGGTGGATGCTCTCGACAGCGCGGCAGTGGAGGATGTCAGCTGTAATGGCGGCGTTCTGACCCTCGAAACGACGGACAGGGGCACTTTCATTCTCAACAAGCAAGCTCCGAATGTGCAGCTGTGGCTCTCCTCTCCTATCTCCGGCCCTCATCACTACGACATGATCACTGTGACGCAGGGCGGCCATGAAAAGGTGTCGTGGAAGTCGGACCATGACGGACATGACTTGGTAAagaagctggaggaggagttGACAGAAGTGCTCGGCACTGACTTCAAAGTGTGA